From Aegilops tauschii subsp. strangulata cultivar AL8/78 chromosome 5, Aet v6.0, whole genome shotgun sequence:
CTTATTTTCTCTATTCTATTGGGTAAGTCTCTAGTCTTTTGGGTATATACAAAATAATAAAAATGCATTAATACTTTCTTCAAATTacatgaatttttttaaattgaaacatgaacatttttgaaagtaAGTGTGAATTAaaaaaaacatgatgagcaactTTTAAATATATAATAAACATTTTTGGTACTACTCGAGAGCAATTACACCTCTCCAATCTGAAAAAACTAGAACACTCAGGTCAACTTCTCTAGTAGTATGTCACATGACAGCTAACATCAGGAAATCTCACAACAATTGTAGCATGACAAAACGACAATCCTTTCAATCAAACATTGATCCACACACATTAAACACCCTAGATGGTAATCGAAGCATAACAAGCAATGCCTTCAAGAAGGATACACCTGTAGGACAATGATGTCAGAACTAGCCAATGAAGGCCAAAACACGGTTTTCACATTCAAATTCAAGACTCGGGATATCTCACTTGGAGCATGTTTGTTTCCCATGAAAGCTCTTGTAGCAACTCAAAAAGTGTCCCGTGTGAATGGTCCCAATGAGTCAAGAACCATGCCAGTAAATATTATCCGAGGAAGGTCAGAGAAAGAGTGGTATGAAAGGTATTCTTGGTTGGTTCCTTTCCTGCTAACTACAACCTAATTTCGTGTACCGACAGAGAGTTTTAATTTTCGAAGATGTGTAATGTAAGAGCATGAGCATATTGTCCTGACAACAAGTGTCTAGGATCCCTTGGGGTCCACATGTAATCGTGCCAAGGTAAGTACTCAGATTAGATAAAGATAGACGCGGTAACGAGATCCTATCGTAAGTAGAAGATCTTTACCTAGTTCAACCAGGATTTCATCATATCGTGTCATATCAATAACAAAGAGTATTAAAGACTTGGCGGCAAATAAGGCGTCGTCTCTATATAAATGCTAGGAGACCCTACCAAAGTCTCAAGTCATTCACACAACCATTTTTTTTACAAGAACTAGATTTTTAGATGCAATTTAGCTTGCTTTTGTACTTTCAAAACCCTCATATATCAATATACACTCGTAGGAGGACATATGGTTTTATCCATCTTGCAGACCCGCATATAGGTAACAAATGTGCCTTTATAGTCCTCGGCGAGATCCTCTCGTTCTCTCACCTCTACCATCTTCCATGACTGACAACATGGTATTAAGATCTGTTCTAAATTCATATTCGTTAGGTTTTTATGCTCCTTTATTGCTAATGGGCCAAAATGGTTTTTGGCAACAGTGTGAGATAAAATGCTCGACCCAAGTTAAGAAAAACAATGATTGCACGAATAAATCAAGTTCCTTCTAAGGCTTCGTTCGATGACAACTTTAGTAAGAGCATAATTTAAAAATCCGGACTAGACCGCCGTCTGACCAAAGAAAACCCGGAACTGGCGCCTCTCCTGGTTTGTGAAGCTCATTGGACCGGCCTGTAATTAGCCTGGTCGGAACCGATCGAACTGTCTGGTTTTTAACCGGTTTTCACGTAAACCGGGAGGAGAAAACCGGAACAACTGAACCATGTACGTATGAAATAGAAAACAGTATTTGCTATGGGTGGGAATCAAACCCAGGTTACCCAGGAAGCTAGATGCAGATTTAAGATTAGCCCATCAACCATCTCGCCGTACAGAAGGTTTTGTGAAATGTTGGAAGATCAACTTGTTTTATCTATTTGTGCATACATTTTTTGTCTAATAAAACAGAGATTGAACCGGTGAACCGGCAGTTCGACGGGTAAAAATTAGAACCGATAGGCTCACCGGTTTGATTTTTTAAACTATGAGTAAGAGATGCCAATAGAATGATGTTAACTTCTTCTAAAACAGAAAGAAAGGAAATATATGGCTACCTCTATTAATTTGTTGACAATCTTCCTTAACGCCCAAGCAAAAATTGTTTCCTCTATTGAATTAAATGTCATCTGTTCGTCAACTGTTATATAACTATTTATCACATATTTTCAGAGATCGGCAACCATGGGTTCATGTTAATACCACCAAAGCATAACCTATTGTAAAACCATGCTCCCTCCATTTTTCTTAAGTCAAACCATCCAAATATATATGACCTAAGATAATAAGCTCCATTTTTTGGACATTACCGCGTCAGAATTCATAGTACAATTATTTTTGTAGGAAATGGAAGCTTTCATTGACTCTGATGATAACCACTCGAATATGTAACCAACTTATAAACTCACAAAGTTATAATATCATGCAATTCTCTTTGTGCTTGTTGTTTAAATATTCAGCAAGAGAATGGAAACCAAGTTTGACTGGACGCATAGAACCAACATCTTTATTTATTATCACAAGTATACACAACCAATGTATACCTTTCAAGCTACGTAGGTCGGGCCggcaaataaataaataaaaacatcaCATATCATCGAACAAGGAAATATATTGTGGAAACAAACAAAACTTTGCAGGCCAATACGAGGATTAACAACTCTTGGTACGATCTCCATCCATCACCAAACACCACCCACCACCAATTTCATACGCTATGCAATTGAATTGATTGACATTAATCAACAAAATGCAATCCAATTGAAACGACTAATCATGAATTTGCATCTTAATCGCATTGGATCGTAAGGCAGTGCAATGTTGCGATGCAGGCATGGATCGAAATGGTGGGAGATGGTAATCATCGTATCACCTCAGCGTCGTCAGCTTCCAGCTGCGGCCCCTGTCCAGCGGCTCGCTGCTGCCGGTAACGTCGTCCTCACGGTCCATGGTCACGGTGGTGTCCTGGCTGGCGGCGTCCGCCACCGGCACGATCTCCCTGTTCCGCCGCTCGCCGCCGAACCTGAGCATCTCGACGACCTCGGCCATGGTCGGCCTGCCCTCCGCGCTGCTCTGCGAGCACAGCATGGCCGTCTCGACCACTGCCCGGAGCTGCACGGCGTCGAACCGCCCGGTGAGCCTGGGGTCGGCGAGGCGGTCCCACTTGCGGCGCTCCACGAGCGGCCCCGCCCACTGCACGATCTCGCGCTTGACGCCGCCCGGCAGCTTCTCCAGCGGGCGGCGCGCGCTGACGAGCTCCAGCAGCAGCACGCCGAAGCTGTAGACGTCGCAGCTCTCGGAGACCTTCCCCCACATGGCGTACTCCGGCGCCAGGTACCCGAGCGTGCCCTTGACCCGCGTGGTGAGGTGGGAGACGCCCTCCGGGATGAGCTTGGCGAAGCCGAAGTCGGCCACCTTGGGCACGAGGTCCGCGTCCAGGAGCACGTTGCTGGCCTTGATGTCGCGGTGGATGATGTGCGGGCTGGCCTCGTGGTGCAGGTACGCGAGGCCCTGGGCGGCGCCGAGCGCGATGGCGAGGCGGCGTGGCCAGTCGAGCGGCGGGTGCTGCTGGGAGGCCGGGGTGCCGCGGTGCGGGTGGAGGTGAGTGAGGAGGCTGTGGTTGGGCATGTAGTCGTAGACGATGAGCCGCTCGTCGCCGCCGGCGTAGAAGCCGCGGAGGCTGAGCAGGTTCTTGTGCCGGACACGGCCCAGGATCTCCACCTCAATGGCGAACTCCATCTCCGCCTTGGCCGTCATCGCCTTCAGCCGCTTCACCGCAATCTGAATGAACCAGCGATGTCGATCCATGAGACCTTCCTAACCGCGCGCCGTTCGATctccggcggccggcggcggtaACGAATAACGGACGGCATAATTGATTTTCCGGCGTACCTCGACGCCCTTGGAGGTGCGGCCCCAGTAGACGGTGCCGAAGCCGCCCTCGCCGAGCTTATTGCTCTCGTTGAAGTTGTTGGTCGCCTGGAGGAGCTCCTTGAGGGTGTACATCTCCCACGGGAACTCCACGCTCCTGTTCTTGTTCTTGGACCCCCTCCTCGATGGATCCCTGCCCCCAAACATCAACACCGCACAACAATACGCATGCAACTCAGCCAAATCCACCTCACCAAATGAATCAAGAACTAAACAACCGTACGCGCGTGCATCGGTGTGTATATGTACCTCCGGCGGCGGCTGGGGGCagcctccggctcggagtcgccGCCGGGGGCGACGCAGCAGAGGCACCGGTTGATCATTTCCTCAGACGATGGACGACGTGAGGAACAGCCGCGCGTCGATCGAAGAGCTAGCGCTGAATCCCTGCAAGATGGAGGCGAGCTGGGGGGTGGGTGGATGCAGTGGTGAGAAACCAAGGCTGGAGATAGGGATGTTCCAAGGGCAGCAGCTTTGCTTCTTGTTTGTTTCTCCGGGTACAAGATTGTCCTCCTCGTGTTTGCCTATCTCCTTGGAGACTTCACTCTCGTCTATTGTGGATCACTCCCCGCTTGCCAGCTGCCTGCTCTACATGTGCCTCTAGAAGGGCCTTTTGTAAGCGCCAAAATTTCAAATTCTCAGTGTGAAGCAAATGTGTAGCCTCCAGATGGTCAACGGAACAAAGTCATGATCGATAGTAGTTGCTAAATAACTGAAATAAGTTCCAAATTTTGTATGGAAAATACTGAAAGATATTCCTTaacatttgaattttttttagaGAAATAATGACATGCCTCCCGGTCTCCGCACCCTTGAATGCATACCACCATAACTATATTGTCTTGCTCAATGTTGTATGTATGATTGTCTATGTCTCTGCTATGTTAAAAAAATCTATATTGCCTGGTCCCAAAATAGAAAGACTTACAAAAGGTAACATGAAAATGATAAACACATAGTCATCCTGAGTCCATCAGCAAAACGATCCCGATAGACTCGCTCATGTGCCACCGCTCCGTCGCGGCACCGGGGCATCCAACCCTAGCCGTCAGAGGAGGATTCAAGCCAACCTCGCCTTGCCGCCACTGCTGCCGACGTTGGCCACGGTCGCGGCGGGCCCCTGCTAAGAAGGTAGCGGGGCACCCGTGTGCCAAATCCGGCGGCGGTGCTGGGAGCCCGGGGCGACGGCCCCGGGGATGATCGCGTCAGCTCACCGGACAACGCAACTACGGGTTCTTGGCAGCATCCATCGGCTGCGAGGGTA
This genomic window contains:
- the LOC109778125 gene encoding PTI1-like tyrosine-protein kinase At3g15890 → MINRCLCCVAPGGDSEPEAAPSRRRRDPSRRGSKNKNRSVEFPWEMYTLKELLQATNNFNESNKLGEGGFGTVYWGRTSKGVEIAVKRLKAMTAKAEMEFAIEVEILGRVRHKNLLSLRGFYAGGDERLIVYDYMPNHSLLTHLHPHRGTPASQQHPPLDWPRRLAIALGAAQGLAYLHHEASPHIIHRDIKASNVLLDADLVPKVADFGFAKLIPEGVSHLTTRVKGTLGYLAPEYAMWGKVSESCDVYSFGVLLLELVSARRPLEKLPGGVKREIVQWAGPLVERRKWDRLADPRLTGRFDAVQLRAVVETAMLCSQSSAEGRPTMAEVVEMLRFGGERRNREIVPVADAASQDTTVTMDREDDVTGSSEPLDRGRSWKLTTLR